A genomic stretch from Engraulis encrasicolus isolate BLACKSEA-1 chromosome 10, IST_EnEncr_1.0, whole genome shotgun sequence includes:
- the LOC134456712 gene encoding galanin receptor type 1-like — protein sequence MGEDAPAVGNGSNFRDDYPPPPPAGTTGSATMTRPSDWDMQQLLVPTMDALIMLTGTIGHSLVIFVLAGRRKRRSRAGPPHGTDTLLLALSASDLLLLLCLPFHTTAIALGTWPFGNFLCKAISFLGVACNASSVFTLSALAVSRYLTVVHPAWAFGRRRVGHWLNAVVVLQWLPACALAAPQFFFRGEVASSDGSVSSSPVGPVHCFTFLSNLSTLVYSTALFLVGFAIPLAVIVLMYTKIYCFLRHTRRQGRAPQLERYQSQVTQTSALLVVVFTLCWLPSYVLMFMLVGDSQGGGGDTGGTGGASISLGNSTTSSSEAAAAAASHRSFAIFARLLASSSTVANPVLYVFMSHKFRQELLGLSRHRCRSRCRGDGDDDNGDGDCGNNGRPSWFSCRTACRTSCGGASCCGCWRYCPIPGRDTVRPFNPMQVETPPPPHG from the exons ATGGGTGAAGACGCACCAGCTGTTGGCAACGGGTCCAATTTCAGGGAcgactatcctcctcctcctcccgcggGCACCACTGGCAGCGCCACCATGACGCGTCCGAGTGACTGGGACATGCAGCAGCTGCTGGTGCCCACCATGGATGCTCTGATCATGCTGACAGGCACCATCGGCCACTCCCTGGTCATCTTCGTCCTGGcgggcaggaggaagaggaggagtagagcgGGGCCGCCCCACGGCACGGACACCCTGCTATTGGCCCTGAGCGCCtctgacctcctcctcctgctctgtctACCCTTCCACACGACCGCCATCGCGCTCGGCACGTGGCCCTTTGGCAACTTCCTGTGCAAGGCCATCAGCTTCCTGGGCGTGGCCTGTAACGCCTCGAGCGTCTTCACGCTGTCGGCGCTGGCCGTGTCGCGGTACCTGACGGTGGTGCACCCGGCGTGGGCATTTGGGCGGCGAAGGGTTGGGCACTGGCTCAACGCCGTGGTGGTGCTgcagtggctgcctgcctgcgccCTCGCTGCACCGCAGTTCTTTTTCCGTGGAGAG gTGGCTTCGTCAGATGGTTCGGTGTCGTCATCGCCGGTGGGGCCTGTACACTGCTTCACCTTCTTGTCTAACCTGAGCACGCTGGTATACAGCACAGCACTCTTCCTG GTGGGTTTTGCTATACCACTGGCGGTCATCGTGCTGATGTACACCAAGATCTACTGTTTCCTGCGGCACACGCGTCGCCAGGGCCGGGCCCCACAGCTGGAGCGCTACCAGAGCCAGGTGACCCAGACGTCGGCGCTGCTGGTGGTGGTCTTCACACTGTGCTGGTTGCCCTCGTACGTCCTCATGTTCATGCTGGTGGGCGATAGCCAGGGAGGTGGCGGTGACACAG GTGGCACGGGGGGAGCATCCATCAGCTTGGGcaacagcaccaccagcagctcagaggcagcagcggcagcagcatccCATCGCTCGTTCGCCATCTTCGCGCGTCTGCTGGCGTCCTCCTCCACCGTGGCCAATCCCGTGCTCTACGTCTTCATGTCCCACAAGTTCCGCCAGGAGCTGCTGGGCCTCAGTCGCCACCGCTGCCGATCGCGTTGCCGAGGTGACGGCGACGACGACAACGGAGACGGAGACTGTGGTAATAATGGTCGGCCATCTTGGTTCTCCTGCCGGACTGCTTGTCGGACATCCTGTGGGGGGGCTTCCTGCTGCGGATGCTGGAGGTACTGCCCCATTCCGGGCCGGGATACGGTGCGGCCATTTAACCCCATGCAGGTGGAAACACCACCGCCCCCACATGGCTAG